The following proteins are co-located in the Trichormus variabilis 0441 genome:
- a CDS encoding phosphoribulokinase, producing the protein MTTKPERVVLIGVAGDSGCGKSTFLRRLIDLFGEEFMTVICLDDYHSLDRKQRKETGITALDPRANNFDLMYEQIKALKEGQTINKPIYNHETGLIDPPEIVKPNHIVVVEGLHPLYDERVRSLLDFSVYFDISDEVKIAWKIQRDMAERGHRYEDVLAAINSRKPDFQKYIEPQREFADVVLQVLPTNLIKDDTDRKVLRVRMLQREGKEGFEPAYLFDEGSTINWTPCGRKLTCSYPGMQLYYGSDVYYGRYVSVLEVDGQFDNLEEVIYIETHLSNTSTKYQGELTQLLLQHREYPGSNNGTGFFQVLTGLKMRAAYERLTAKEAKLAVQV; encoded by the coding sequence ATGACAACTAAGCCGGAACGCGTGGTACTGATTGGAGTAGCCGGAGACTCCGGGTGCGGTAAATCTACGTTTTTGCGTCGTCTGATAGATTTATTTGGTGAAGAGTTTATGACAGTCATCTGTTTAGATGACTACCATTCTTTGGATCGTAAACAACGTAAAGAAACTGGAATCACCGCACTCGACCCCAGGGCCAACAATTTTGACCTGATGTATGAGCAAATCAAAGCGCTCAAAGAAGGGCAAACGATTAATAAGCCGATTTATAACCACGAAACCGGCCTAATCGATCCACCTGAAATAGTAAAACCAAATCACATTGTAGTGGTTGAGGGTCTACACCCTTTATATGATGAACGGGTGCGATCGCTCCTCGATTTCAGCGTCTATTTTGACATCAGCGATGAAGTCAAAATTGCTTGGAAAATCCAGCGTGATATGGCAGAAAGAGGTCATCGCTACGAAGATGTTCTAGCGGCTATCAATTCTCGTAAGCCAGATTTCCAAAAATATATCGAACCTCAAAGAGAATTCGCCGATGTGGTGCTACAAGTATTGCCCACCAACTTGATCAAGGATGATACAGATCGTAAAGTCCTGCGGGTGCGGATGCTACAACGGGAAGGAAAAGAAGGTTTTGAACCCGCTTACTTGTTTGATGAAGGTTCAACAATTAACTGGACTCCTTGTGGACGTAAGCTCACCTGTTCTTACCCAGGAATGCAGTTATACTACGGTTCCGATGTTTACTACGGTCGCTATGTCTCAGTTCTAGAGGTAGATGGTCAATTTGACAACCTCGAAGAAGTAATCTACATCGAAACCCACCTCAGCAATACATCTACTAAGTATCAAGGTGAGTTGACTCAGCTGTTGCTCCAACACCGTGAATATCCCGGTTCTAACAACGGAACTGGTTTTTTCCAAGTATTAACAGGTTTGAAAATGCGTGCTGCTTACGAGCGCTTGACAGCAAAGGAAGCCAAACTAGCAGTTCAGGTTTAA
- a CDS encoding LA_3751/LA_3752 family putative glycosyltransferase: MKLPKINLPLLIISLGIIFSLYLLSRVPEDIYFSGDAGLKALLAKQFSSGKLNFDLDLSVPSWVRNLWDNGLYPFEPPFSYKISNRYYITFPFTFPLITAPFHALFGYRGFYIVPLLSTWIIWFNFYRICQFFKISVLTTSIGITTLIFASPLTMYSAMYWEHTLAVSLAFAGLVIILSKGEEGFTQKDALVSGILIGLSVWFRPEFLALVAILIPLALSSYKIKLGKISIINQHKILFIISLLATVSCFFIINKLIYNHPLGAHALQVVEEFSLQERLSKAHRIFGRLWKNFREYFPIVYFTIIFTGLSVFYKSIKLTAAMKKIVLISIPFIFLVPILLPSDGGKQWGPRFLLILIPLLSLLAAFLLESTLSIRQFGIKYISTGIFTALFMIGVYANTFMGINYSYFTGNTEAIDIRNFLRQDDHKIVAVAHQYISQSFEAAFKNKLFFLTKNLDDTSKLGLALNEQGYDNFVYVCASYDPCFSSPTIPSQINISATDKLLRVQLKEVKKNKKYIIQEAEIVQVKDN; this comes from the coding sequence ATGAAATTACCAAAAATTAATCTACCTTTACTGATAATTTCATTGGGTATAATTTTTTCATTATACTTACTATCACGAGTGCCTGAGGATATTTATTTTAGCGGCGACGCTGGATTAAAAGCCCTACTAGCAAAGCAGTTTAGTTCTGGGAAGTTAAACTTTGATCTAGATTTATCAGTACCCTCATGGGTACGTAATCTCTGGGATAATGGGCTTTATCCTTTTGAACCACCCTTTAGTTATAAAATATCTAATCGTTACTACATTACTTTCCCCTTTACTTTTCCCTTAATCACAGCGCCTTTCCATGCCCTATTCGGTTATAGAGGTTTTTATATAGTACCCCTATTATCTACATGGATAATCTGGTTTAATTTTTATCGCATTTGCCAATTTTTCAAAATTAGTGTACTCACAACTTCTATAGGTATTACCACACTAATATTTGCTTCTCCACTCACCATGTATAGTGCTATGTATTGGGAACATACACTTGCAGTGAGTTTAGCTTTTGCTGGACTAGTAATTATTTTAAGTAAGGGTGAAGAAGGGTTTACTCAAAAAGATGCCCTAGTTAGTGGAATATTGATTGGTTTATCAGTCTGGTTTAGACCGGAGTTTCTTGCCCTAGTGGCAATTTTAATTCCCTTAGCTCTTTCTTCCTATAAAATTAAGCTAGGAAAAATCAGTATTATCAATCAGCATAAAATCTTATTTATTATTAGCTTGTTAGCAACGGTTTCCTGCTTTTTTATTATTAATAAATTAATTTATAATCACCCCTTAGGCGCTCATGCACTCCAAGTCGTAGAAGAATTTTCTCTTCAAGAACGGTTATCAAAAGCTCATAGGATTTTCGGTCGTCTGTGGAAAAATTTCCGAGAATACTTTCCTATTGTATATTTCACAATTATTTTTACTGGGTTGTCAGTGTTCTATAAATCTATAAAACTGACAGCCGCAATGAAAAAAATTGTTTTGATATCCATCCCCTTCATTTTTTTAGTACCTATACTTCTACCTAGTGATGGTGGTAAACAATGGGGACCTAGATTTTTGTTGATTCTGATTCCGCTACTGAGTCTACTAGCAGCATTTCTTTTAGAATCTACTTTATCAATTAGACAGTTTGGTATCAAATATATTAGTACTGGCATCTTCACAGCACTATTTATGATTGGTGTTTACGCAAATACATTTATGGGGATAAATTACAGCTATTTTACTGGAAACACAGAAGCTATAGATATCCGCAATTTTTTGCGCCAGGATGATCACAAAATTGTAGCCGTTGCTCATCAATATATTAGCCAAAGTTTTGAAGCTGCTTTTAAAAATAAACTATTTTTTCTTACAAAGAATTTAGACGACACCAGTAAGCTAGGTTTAGCTTTAAACGAACAAGGATATGATAATTTTGTTTACGTATGTGCTTCTTATGATCCATGTTTCTCTTCACCGACTATACCTAGTCAAATAAATATTTCTGCGACAGACAAACTTTTACGCGTTCAACTGAAAGAAGTGAAAAAGAACAAAAAGTATATCATCCAAGAAGCTGAGATTGTTCAGGTAAAAGATAATTGA
- a CDS encoding glycosyltransferase family 39 protein encodes MYNWHSQVSTRWFHPLLLLTWFIIGLGLRFTNLTAKPPWTDEFATLVFSLGNSFLPVPLDQAIAPDILLQPLQPNPASGIGDVIHNLITEDNHPPLYFALVHLWMKLFPNQGQLVSLLAARSFPALLGAVSIPLTYILGRLAFRSSLVGQLAAGMMAVSPYGVYLGQEARHYTLAMIWVIASLSCLVIATRHIQNRTLLPFWLIILWVGINALGIATHYFFTLTLCAEALVLIFLAWQQSTQTKTLVFFSPLWWRIYAVAAGTAVAGLVWLPSILENRYRSSLTAWIQVDGIGLHLINPIFQAFAAWVTMIMLLPIESSQLAVVIASGLVMLIFAIWATPILVRGFKFQLQQPQTSLAMQVFIGVVLGAIALFFILTYIFGVDITRGARYNFVYFPAVIILVGASLAVCWRTSKKAVMIIWLMGFVSAVTVICNLGYQKYYRPDLLVQVIQQNSQVPVLIATTHKTLVQTGEMMGIARELKLSTSQTSTQFLLAHQETDPSTSTVSLENTLKQLPRPFDLWLVNFHAPTAAEVKQCLADTKPLTAVDGYEYKIYHCR; translated from the coding sequence TTGTATAATTGGCACTCTCAAGTTTCGACTCGCTGGTTTCATCCTTTACTTTTACTAACCTGGTTTATCATCGGTCTGGGCTTACGTTTTACCAACTTGACCGCCAAGCCTCCTTGGACTGATGAATTTGCTACTTTAGTGTTTAGCTTGGGGAATAGTTTTTTACCAGTACCCCTAGATCAGGCGATCGCACCTGATATTCTCTTACAACCCCTACAACCAAACCCAGCCTCTGGAATTGGGGACGTAATTCACAACTTAATTACGGAAGACAACCATCCACCACTATATTTTGCCCTAGTGCATCTGTGGATGAAGTTGTTTCCCAATCAAGGACAATTAGTCTCCCTATTGGCGGCGCGTTCATTTCCCGCTTTACTAGGGGCAGTCTCCATTCCCCTTACATATATCTTAGGTAGGTTAGCCTTCCGTTCTTCATTGGTAGGACAGTTAGCGGCTGGAATGATGGCAGTGTCACCATACGGAGTGTATTTAGGACAAGAAGCACGCCATTACACCTTAGCTATGATCTGGGTGATTGCATCCCTTTCCTGCTTAGTAATTGCCACACGCCACATTCAAAACCGCACATTATTACCCTTCTGGTTAATCATCTTGTGGGTGGGAATTAATGCTTTGGGGATTGCCACCCATTACTTCTTCACCCTGACTCTTTGTGCAGAAGCCTTGGTATTAATATTTTTAGCCTGGCAACAATCTACACAAACCAAAACTTTAGTATTTTTCTCACCCCTTTGGTGGCGCATCTATGCTGTAGCTGCTGGTACGGCTGTAGCTGGTTTAGTTTGGCTACCCAGTATTTTAGAAAATCGCTATCGCAGTAGTTTAACTGCATGGATTCAAGTTGATGGCATCGGCTTACACCTAATCAACCCAATTTTTCAAGCTTTCGCTGCATGGGTGACAATGATTATGTTGCTCCCAATCGAGTCATCACAGTTAGCAGTAGTGATTGCTTCCGGCTTGGTAATGCTAATTTTTGCTATTTGGGCCACACCGATTTTAGTTCGTGGGTTTAAATTCCAACTACAACAACCCCAAACCAGCTTGGCGATGCAAGTATTTATTGGGGTAGTTTTAGGAGCGATCGCTTTATTCTTTATATTGACTTATATTTTTGGTGTTGATATCACACGGGGCGCTCGTTACAACTTTGTCTATTTTCCCGCCGTCATTATCCTCGTGGGTGCTAGCCTAGCCGTCTGTTGGCGAACTAGCAAAAAAGCTGTGATGATCATCTGGCTGATGGGATTCGTCAGTGCTGTCACAGTTATTTGTAATTTGGGTTATCAAAAATACTACCGCCCTGATTTGTTAGTTCAAGTCATTCAACAAAATTCTCAGGTTCCAGTTCTCATTGCTACAACCCATAAAACCTTAGTCCAAACTGGCGAAATGATGGGGATAGCCAGGGAGTTAAAATTATCTACTTCACAAACTTCTACTCAGTTTCTCCTGGCTCATCAAGAAACAGACCCCAGCACTTCCACTGTTTCCCTAGAAAATACACTCAAACAACTGCCACGACCTTTTGATCTATGGCTCGTCAATTTCCACGCACCAACAGCAGCAGAAGTCAAGCAATGTTTAGCTGACACCAAACCGTTAACCGCCGTAGACGGCTATGAATACAAAATCTATCACTGTCGTTAG
- a CDS encoding glycosyltransferase family 39 protein yields MNPGFPVTKLNKLVSLETLALAAIAIAVLLRIVNLGSREFWYDEVLSLLLATGQKSAYQTPKDIPVALAEYLPLLTLPLESGFGAVISTVKELLLSLLGGEPHPPLFYLSQHLWLRLFGNSEASMRSLNTLFSIGAIASAYSLGKVFIGHRGGLLLAAFLGINPFYLFHSLNVRMYAPLVLWTTLSAAALFHLIKESPKSKANHSLHHQLWWNILFIGSIAAGLLTFYFYLYWVIALAVLVVYLDRQHWWQHGLRLGAGVMLTIPWMLWGGIKQIRSADLQRFGSLKNTGSAILTHLQDTTQTLASNLVLGDWVTSLPTISIVIVGCLAIAFIIASSLKLWRQGERKDLTVALILGILPLLIALGLDIVTKKTTLNFGGGRTMIIILPGCLLLLTLWLEKALSSQWRTLVISSLLLLYLTIGISDFSLRQRSIFHSVAEIISQQKEQPILIAMNSKAWGHVLRLAYYAPSKTPVMLLAEHPADLATSLEKVLKNETQQYPRILWLESANPVWSKLKTSAQIETEHQKMQEILSKQFQLTKTQNLTGTMDLDSFTLKVYNRSTNS; encoded by the coding sequence ATGAATCCTGGGTTCCCAGTTACTAAACTTAATAAACTAGTTTCTCTAGAAACTTTAGCATTAGCAGCGATCGCCATTGCCGTGCTATTACGTATAGTGAACTTAGGTAGCCGAGAATTTTGGTATGACGAAGTGCTATCTCTACTCCTGGCTACAGGCCAGAAAAGTGCATACCAGACTCCCAAAGATATACCAGTAGCCTTGGCTGAATATTTGCCGTTACTCACCTTACCTCTTGAATCGGGTTTTGGTGCAGTTATCTCCACCGTCAAAGAATTACTGTTGAGTTTACTGGGAGGAGAACCGCATCCACCATTATTTTATTTGAGTCAGCATTTGTGGTTGCGCCTTTTCGGTAATAGCGAAGCAAGCATGCGGAGTTTAAATACATTATTCAGTATTGGGGCGATCGCTAGTGCTTACAGTTTAGGTAAAGTTTTCATCGGACATCGTGGTGGCTTACTGCTGGCGGCGTTCCTGGGAATCAACCCCTTTTATTTATTCCACTCTCTGAATGTGCGGATGTATGCGCCTTTAGTTTTGTGGACAACACTCAGTGCTGCTGCACTTTTTCATCTGATTAAAGAATCTCCTAAGTCAAAGGCTAACCACAGCCTTCATCATCAGTTGTGGTGGAACATCCTATTTATTGGTTCCATAGCTGCTGGTTTGTTGACCTTTTATTTTTATTTATATTGGGTGATAGCTTTAGCCGTTTTAGTAGTTTATCTGGATAGGCAACATTGGTGGCAACATGGTTTGCGTTTAGGCGCAGGAGTGATGCTAACCATTCCTTGGATGCTGTGGGGGGGTATCAAACAAATCCGCAGTGCAGATTTGCAAAGATTTGGTAGTCTTAAAAATACTGGTTCAGCAATATTAACCCACTTGCAAGACACAACTCAGACCTTAGCGAGTAACTTAGTATTGGGGGACTGGGTAACGAGCTTGCCCACAATTAGTATAGTTATAGTTGGTTGTTTAGCGATCGCTTTCATCATCGCCTCTAGTCTGAAACTCTGGCGACAAGGTGAGCGAAAAGATTTGACTGTAGCTTTAATATTAGGAATTTTGCCCCTTTTAATAGCTTTAGGATTAGATATTGTCACCAAAAAGACTACTTTAAATTTTGGCGGCGGAAGAACCATGATTATTATTCTTCCTGGGTGTTTATTATTATTAACTTTGTGGTTAGAGAAAGCCTTGTCTTCACAATGGCGCACACTAGTAATTTCTAGTTTATTGCTGTTATATCTCACCATTGGTATCAGCGATTTTAGTTTACGACAACGCTCAATTTTTCATTCAGTCGCCGAAATCATCTCCCAACAGAAAGAACAACCAATCCTCATAGCCATGAATTCTAAAGCTTGGGGTCATGTTTTACGTTTAGCATATTACGCTCCTTCAAAAACCCCAGTGATGCTGTTAGCCGAACATCCTGCGGATTTAGCAACTTCACTAGAAAAAGTTTTAAAAAATGAAACCCAACAATATCCCCGGATTCTTTGGTTGGAAAGTGCAAATCCTGTATGGTCGAAATTAAAAACATCAGCACAGATAGAAACCGAACATCAGAAGATGCAGGAAATTTTATCAAAGCAGTTTCAACTAACAAAAACTCAAAATCTCACGGGTACAATGGACTTAGATAGTTTTACCCTAAAAGTTTACAATCGTTCTACCAATAGTTGA
- the cofH gene encoding 7,8-didemethyl-8-hydroxy-5-deazariboflavin synthase subunit CofH → MNYKTVDVILERALLGDDISPQEGIVLLTQTDSGAIASIRHTADKLRQQQAGDTVTYVINRNINFTNICEQHCSFCAFRRNDGDADAYWLDWAGILEKSHDAVQRGATEICMQGGLHPQAQIDGKSLPYYLKLLETIKQEYPQIHLHAFSPQEVQFIARMDGLEYAGVISALQNAGVNSLPGTAAEVLDDQVRRVLCPEKINTATWLEIISTAHKLGLHTTSTILSGHIETPEQQIGHLEKLRSLQQIATNQKYPARITEFIVLPFVGQEAPKSLRRRVGRDQPVLADALLLGAVARIYLGNWIANHQPSWVKLGLAGATEALNWGCNDIGGTLMEEHITTMAGAVGGTCMEVETLQNAIASIGRPYQQRDTLYQPVESAKQLANTVIGNG, encoded by the coding sequence GTGAATTATAAAACTGTTGATGTAATTCTTGAGCGTGCCTTGTTAGGGGATGATATATCACCACAAGAAGGAATAGTCTTACTAACGCAAACGGACTCAGGTGCGATCGCCTCTATTCGCCATACAGCTGACAAACTCCGCCAACAGCAAGCTGGGGATACTGTTACTTACGTAATTAATCGGAATATTAACTTTACTAACATTTGTGAGCAGCACTGTAGTTTTTGTGCGTTTCGGCGAAATGATGGAGATGCTGATGCTTATTGGTTAGATTGGGCAGGTATTTTGGAAAAATCCCACGACGCGGTGCAGAGAGGGGCAACAGAAATCTGTATGCAGGGAGGATTGCACCCACAAGCCCAGATTGATGGTAAATCTTTGCCTTACTACCTGAAATTGCTAGAAACAATTAAGCAAGAATATCCCCAAATTCATCTACACGCTTTTTCACCCCAAGAGGTACAGTTTATCGCCAGAATGGATGGTCTGGAATATGCTGGTGTCATCTCTGCTTTACAAAATGCTGGCGTTAATTCTTTGCCGGGAACAGCAGCTGAAGTTTTAGATGATCAAGTGCGGCGCGTACTCTGTCCTGAGAAGATTAATACTGCAACTTGGTTAGAGATTATTAGTACAGCCCACAAATTAGGCTTACATACGACCAGTACTATATTATCAGGGCATATTGAAACCCCAGAACAACAAATTGGGCATTTAGAAAAATTGCGATCGCTCCAACAAATAGCCACCAATCAAAAATACCCAGCCCGAATTACCGAGTTTATTGTCTTACCTTTCGTGGGTCAAGAAGCACCTAAATCTTTACGCCGTCGTGTCGGGCGCGATCAACCAGTTTTAGCCGATGCTTTATTACTGGGTGCAGTCGCAAGAATTTACTTAGGTAATTGGATAGCCAACCATCAACCAAGTTGGGTCAAATTAGGGCTAGCTGGGGCGACAGAAGCCTTAAATTGGGGTTGTAATGATATAGGCGGTACATTGATGGAAGAACACATCACCACAATGGCTGGTGCTGTAGGTGGTACGTGTATGGAAGTCGAAACCTTGCAAAATGCGATCGCCTCCATAGGTAGACCTTACCAACAACGAGATACGCTTTATCAACCAGTAGAGTCAGCCAAACAGTTGGCTAATACGGTCATAGGTAATGGGTAA
- the metK gene encoding methionine adenosyltransferase: MSRRYLFTSESVTEGHPDKICDQISDTILDTLLTQDPTSRVAAEVVVNTGLVLITGEITTKANVNYANIARQKIAEIGYTNADNGFSASSTSVIVALDEQSPDIAQGVNTAQETREQDSEELFDKIGAGDQGIMFGFACNETPELMPLPICLAHRIARRLAAVRKTGELSYLRPDGKTQVTVVYEDGRPVGIDTVLISTQHTATIGDITDEAAVQAKIKQDLWTAVVEPVFGDLEIKPDQETRFLVNPTGKFVIGGPQGDSGLTGRKIIVDTYGGYSRHGGGAFSGKDPTKVDRSAAYAARYVAKNIVAAGLAEKCEVQLSYAIGVARPVSIFLDTFGTGKVDDEILLGLVKDNFELRPAGIIHSFNLRNLPSERGGRFYQDVAAYGHLGRNDLDLPWERTDKADFLKQAVTHSLSAAIA; the protein is encoded by the coding sequence TTGTCTCGACGTTATTTATTTACCTCCGAGTCAGTCACCGAAGGCCATCCAGATAAAATCTGCGATCAAATTTCTGATACGATTTTAGACACTTTGCTGACACAAGACCCTACTAGTCGGGTGGCAGCTGAGGTTGTGGTAAATACTGGCTTGGTGTTAATCACCGGTGAAATCACCACTAAGGCTAACGTTAATTATGCCAATATTGCCCGCCAAAAAATTGCGGAAATTGGCTACACCAATGCTGATAATGGCTTTTCTGCTAGCAGCACTAGTGTAATTGTGGCTTTAGATGAACAATCACCAGATATTGCTCAAGGTGTAAACACTGCTCAAGAAACCCGCGAACAGGATAGTGAAGAACTGTTCGATAAAATCGGCGCTGGTGATCAAGGTATCATGTTCGGTTTTGCTTGTAACGAAACTCCAGAATTGATGCCTTTGCCTATTTGCTTGGCTCACCGTATTGCTCGCCGACTAGCAGCAGTCCGTAAGACTGGAGAATTGTCTTATTTACGTCCTGATGGTAAAACTCAAGTTACCGTCGTTTACGAAGATGGCCGCCCAGTTGGCATTGATACGGTGCTGATTTCCACCCAGCATACAGCCACCATCGGCGATATTACCGACGAAGCGGCAGTACAAGCCAAAATCAAACAAGACCTGTGGACTGCTGTAGTTGAACCAGTGTTTGGTGACCTGGAAATTAAACCAGATCAAGAGACACGCTTTTTAGTTAACCCCACTGGTAAGTTTGTCATCGGTGGGCCGCAAGGCGATTCTGGTTTGACAGGACGGAAAATTATTGTCGATACCTATGGCGGTTATTCTCGACATGGTGGCGGCGCTTTCTCTGGCAAAGACCCCACAAAAGTAGACCGTTCTGCGGCTTATGCGGCTCGTTATGTAGCTAAAAATATTGTAGCTGCTGGGTTGGCAGAAAAATGTGAAGTCCAGTTGAGCTATGCAATTGGTGTAGCGCGACCGGTGAGTATTTTTCTCGATACCTTTGGGACTGGCAAGGTAGATGATGAAATTCTGTTGGGACTAGTTAAAGATAACTTTGAACTACGTCCAGCAGGGATTATCCACAGCTTCAACTTACGCAACTTACCAAGCGAAAGAGGCGGACGTTTTTATCAGGACGTCGCGGCTTACGGTCACTTGGGACGGAATGACCTAGATTTACCCTGGGAACGTACCGATAAGGCGGATTTCTTGAAGCAAGCGGTTACCCATTCATTATCAGCTGCGATCGCTTAG
- a CDS encoding glycosyltransferase yields MKINIANELLTVPTGLLQVSDVPPNSVGTGHRDIFFSLIIPTYKERDNIENVVKILSQTLDEFIPGDYELIVVDDDSPDMTWEVAHSLTEEYPQLRVMRRQQERGLSSAVVRGWQVARGSVLGVIDGDLQHPPEVLTQLLTKITQGADLALASRHVDGGGVSSWSVVRRFLSRGAQVLGLMLLPGVLGRVSDPMSGYFMVRRSSVARATLNPVGYKILLEVIGRGNVKNIAEVGYVFCERQQGESKVTWKQYIDYIHHLVRLRLSTGRVGRVQKKMNFPIDRFLRFALVGLSGVFVDMVLLYLLSDPSTLALPLTRSKIIAGEIAIFNNFLWNDAWTFADVTMKQQEWHQRLKRFAKFNVICLAGLVLNVLVLNLVFNFLIPNRYVANLVAIAVATIWNFWVNLKLSWRVTDVK; encoded by the coding sequence ATGAAAATCAACATCGCCAACGAATTATTAACTGTTCCAACTGGCCTTTTACAAGTTTCTGATGTGCCACCTAATAGTGTCGGTACTGGTCATAGAGATATATTTTTTTCTTTAATAATCCCTACCTATAAAGAACGGGACAATATTGAAAATGTTGTCAAAATCTTGAGTCAAACTCTAGATGAATTTATCCCAGGAGATTACGAATTAATTGTTGTGGATGATGATAGTCCAGATATGACTTGGGAAGTTGCCCATTCTTTGACTGAAGAGTATCCCCAACTGCGGGTGATGCGACGACAACAGGAACGAGGGCTATCTTCCGCAGTTGTTCGTGGTTGGCAGGTGGCGAGAGGAAGTGTTTTAGGGGTAATTGACGGAGATTTACAGCATCCACCAGAAGTATTAACACAACTGTTGACGAAAATTACCCAGGGAGCAGATTTGGCATTAGCTAGCCGTCACGTAGATGGTGGCGGTGTCAGTAGTTGGAGTGTAGTCAGACGTTTCTTATCTCGTGGCGCTCAAGTTTTGGGGTTGATGCTGTTACCGGGAGTATTGGGAAGAGTTTCTGACCCTATGAGTGGCTATTTTATGGTGCGTCGCAGCAGCGTAGCCAGGGCAACACTCAACCCAGTGGGATATAAAATTCTGTTAGAGGTCATTGGGCGGGGTAATGTTAAAAATATTGCTGAGGTTGGTTATGTGTTCTGCGAACGCCAGCAGGGTGAAAGTAAAGTCACATGGAAGCAATATATAGACTATATTCACCATTTAGTCCGATTGCGTTTATCTACTGGGCGTGTAGGTCGAGTCCAGAAAAAAATGAATTTCCCCATAGATCGATTTCTGCGCTTTGCCTTGGTGGGACTGAGTGGAGTGTTTGTAGATATGGTACTGCTTTATTTACTCAGTGACCCCTCAACCTTGGCTTTGCCCTTGACTCGCAGCAAAATTATTGCTGGTGAAATTGCTATCTTCAATAATTTTCTGTGGAATGATGCTTGGACGTTTGCTGATGTGACCATGAAACAGCAGGAATGGCATCAACGCCTGAAGCGATTTGCTAAATTTAACGTTATTTGTTTGGCGGGATTGGTGCTGAATGTATTGGTGTTGAATTTAGTGTTTAATTTCCTAATTCCTAACCGCTACGTTGCTAACCTAGTGGCGATCGCCGTTGCTACTATTTGGAATTTCTGGGTTAACCTCAAACTTAGCTGGCGAGTCACTGACGTAAAATAG